Proteins from a genomic interval of Arachis hypogaea cultivar Tifrunner chromosome 10, arahy.Tifrunner.gnm2.J5K5, whole genome shotgun sequence:
- the LOC112714705 gene encoding receptor-like serine/threonine-protein kinase SD1-8, which translates to MPTSFTSFLNHLLISFFLFFLTSSNSSDTLTGTQILTTNQTLLSQNQTFVLGFFGGSNTNYYLGIWYNNINPQTIVWVANRDNPIDNSTGYLKIGDNGNFVLLNSSGNPAWSSNQTNAKNPVIQLLETGNLVLKDSEQSNNYLWQSFDYPTDTLLPGMQMGWNFDTGIEKHLTSWKVTGEDPSSGDYTFKLDYRGLPEIFLRRNQTIIYRSGSWNGERFNGVPEMDTDTDSIVFSFSDDAHGVFYYFSIGNASLLSRLTVTSDSDGELQRRTWIASSETWNKFWYAPADQCDHYRECGPYGLCDNNASPVCRCMKGFSPKNPQAWNLRDGSGGCVRNTDLDCPTDKFLHLESMKLPETTTVFVNKSMTLTECESLCHRNCSCTAYANIDITNGGSGCVMWLGQLFDLRNYPSGGGQDLYVRLSAADIGSAGSKHRKAEAIGISLSVVAIVLGLVAICYLRKKKQHRGSIHRSHDLLMNEGVPSRGHSGDRNMDDLELPMFDFDTLTMATNNFSQDNKLGQGGFGSVYRGSLIESQEIAVKRLSKDSGQGIEEFKNEVKLIVKLQHRNLVRLLGCCIEKDEKMLVYEYMENRSLDSILFDKVKRSLLDWKSRFNIICGIARGLLYLHQDSRFRIIHRDLKASNILLDSEMNPKISDFGMARIFGSNQTEANTIRVVGTYGYMSPEYAMDGNFSVKSDVFSFGVLVLEIITGKKNRGFYYANDELNLLGNVWRQWNEGTALELVDQSIGNSYAESEVLRCIHVGLLCVQERAEDRPTMSSVVLMLSSEAALMPRPKNPGFSLRKNHPETDSSSSNQDKTWSVNQVTVTMLNAR; encoded by the exons ATGCCAACCTCATTCACTAGTTTCCTTAACCACCTCCTCatttccttcttcctcttcttcctcacttCATCAAACTCTTCCGATACATTAACCGGAACACAAATTCTTACTACTAACCAAACCCTCTTATCACAGAACCAAACCTTTGTTCTCGGCTTCTTCGGAGGTTCCAACACCAACTATTACCTCGGAATATGGTACAACAACATCAATCCTCAAACAATAGTTTGGGTTGCAAACAGAGACAACCCCATTGACAATTCCACAGGCTATCTCAAGATCGGAGACAACGGAAACTTTGTCCTTCTCAATTCATCCGGTAACCCGGCATGGTCCTCCAACCAAACCAACGCCAAGAATCCAGTTATCCAGCTCCTGGAAACCGGTAACCTTGTTCTCAAAGATTCAGAACAGAGCAACAACTACCTATGGCAGAGCTTCGATTACCCAACAGATACCTTGCTACCGGGGATGCAGATGGGTTGGAACTTCGACACAGGAATTGAGAAGCACTTAACATCGTGGAAGGTCACAGGTGAAGACCCTTCTTCCGGTGACTACACTTTCAAGCTAGATTACCGCGGTTTACCTGAGATTTTTCTCAGGAGAAACCAGACTATCATATACCGAAGTGGTTCCTGGAATGGTGAGAGATTCAACGGAGTTCCAGAGATGGACACCGATACTGATTCCATTGTGTTCAGCTTCTCCGATGACGCGCACGGCGTGTTCTACTATTTCTCCATCGGGAACGCTTCTTTGTTATCGAGGCTAACGGTGACGTCAGATTCAGACGGTGAACTTCAACGGCGGACGTGGATAGCGAGCAGCGAAACTTGGAACAAGTTCTGGTACGCACCGGCGGATCAATGCGACCATTACAGGGAGTGTGGTCCGTACGGATTGTGTGACAATAATGCATCGCCGGTTTGCAGATGTATGAAAGGGTTCAGCCCTAAGAACCCTCAGGCTTGGAATCTGAGAGATGGATCTGGCGGGTGTGTGAGGAACACCGATCTGGATTGCCCCACTGACAAGTTCTTGCATCTTGAGAGCATGAAGCTGCCGGAGACGACGACGGTGTTTGTTAACAAAAGTATGACGTTAACGGAATGTGAGAGCCTGTGCCATCGGAATTGTTCATGCACTGCATATGCAAACATTGATATCACAAATGGCGGAAGTGGTTGTGTTATGTGGCTTGGTCAACTCTTTGACTTGAGGAACTACCCTTCTGGCGGTGGCCAAGATCTCTATGTTCGATTATCTGCTGCTGATATAG GATCTGCTGGCTCCAAACATCGTAAAGCTGAGGCTATAGGCATCTCACTTAGTGTAGTTGCTATAGTTTTGGGATTGGTTGCTATTTGTTACTTAAGGAAGAAGAAACAACACAGAG GTTCAATCCACAGAAGTCATGATTTGCTAATGAATGAGGGGGTGCCTTCTAGAGGACACTCGGGTGACAGGAACATGGATGATCTAGAGTTGCCCATGTTTGATTTTGATACCTTAACAATGGCTACCAACAACTTCTCTCAAGATAATAAACTTGGACAAGGAGGATTTGGTAGTGTTTATAGG GGAAGTTTGATTGAAAGCCAAGAAATTGCTGTAAAGAGGTTATCAAAAGACTCTGGACAAGGAATTGAGGAGTTTAAGAATGAGGTCAAGTTAATTGTGAAGCTCCAACATCGAAACCTTGTTCGGCTGCTTGGTTGCTGCATTGAGAAGGATGAGAAGATGTTGGTGTATGAATATATGGAAAACAGAAGCCTTGACTCCATTTTGTTTG ACAAAGTTAAAAGATCCTTGCTAGATTGGAAAAGTCGATTCAATATTATATGTGGAATAGCTAGAGGACTTCTTTATTTGCACCAAGATTCTAGATTTCGGATTATTCATAGGGATCTCAAAGCAAGCAATATTCTACTTGACAGTGAAATGAACCCAAAGATATCTGACTTTGGGATGGCCAGAATTTTTGGAAGTAATCAAACAGAAGCAAATACAATAAGAGTTGTTGGAACATA TGGTTATATGTCTCCCGAATATGCTATGGACGGAAATTTCTCAGTAAAATCTGACGTTTTTAGTTTCGGAGTTCTCGTATTGGAAATCATTACGGGCAAGAAAAATAGAGGGTTTTACTATGCCAATGATGAATTGAATCTTTTGGGCAAC GTGTGGAGGCAATGGAATGAAGGAACTGCTTTAGAACTAGTTGATCAATCCATTGGCAATTCATATGCAGAATCTGAAGTTCTAAGATGCATACATGTTGGTCTCTTATGTGTCCAAGAACGTGCAGAAGATAGACCAACAATGTCCTCGGTAGTTTTAATGTTGAGTAGTGAAGCTGCATTAATGCCACGTCCTAAAAATCCTGGCTTTTCTCTAAGAAAGAATCATCCAGAGACGGATTCATCTTCAAGTAATCAAGATAAAACATGGAGTGTGAATCAAGTCACAGTCACAATGCTAAATGCTAGGTAG
- the LOC112714704 gene encoding receptor-like serine/threonine-protein kinase SD1-8 isoform X1, producing MSASTNLIVYFFCAFIFSFSSFFNIVISVDTLSARQSLGINQTLVSSKQVFEFGFFNGTNISTWYLGIWYKDIPQRTVVWVANRDTPLKDTNGTLKIGARGNLVLLDHAGNAIWSSNETTATTPVLQLLDTGNLILREANKNSAIDGNYLWQSFDYPTDTLLPGMKLGWNLDTGIELYITSWKSQDDPSSGDFSFRMEKLGLPEIFLWNKQLKVHRSGPWNGVRFSEIPVVSSNAVLQDNMSVDSHEVYYILSAINQSKFSRKTVSWNGEIQRLVWVESSQSWKKLWFAPSGECDKYGICGPYGICDSNAFPVCSCIQGFSVKNQTEWDFRDFSNGCVRKTRLDCGRDKFLKLQHVEPPETTRVFVNRSMTLQECEAMCLKNCSCTAYANVEITDGGTGCVMWSDELLDTRKFSVAGEDLFIRLASSDVVDINNGSGGSSGKNNNVGKIVGITFGAVASVILGLSLFLLWKKRKLKSIWKRKTNQKGSFERVISASRELSGERTMDDLELPLFDFTTLTMATNNFSEENKLGEGGFGSVYRGRLVEGLEIAVKRLSKSSGQGNEEFKNEVKSMAKLQHRNLVRLFGCCIEKEEQMLVYEYMENNSLESILFDKDKCCLLDWQMRFDIIRGISRGLLYLHQDSRLRIIHRDLKASNILLDREMNPKISDFGMARIFCSDQTQANTRRVVGTYGYMSPEYAMDGLFSVKSDVFSFGVLVLEIISGKKNKGFYSSEEINLLGHAWRLWKEGRALELIDSSFGDSYSETEVLRCIQVGLICVQERAEDRPTISSVVLMLSSENASMPQPRNPGFVLGRSPAETVSSSANEEEYSVNQVTITVVDGR from the exons ATGAGTGCTTCTACAAATCTTATTGTCTATTTCTTCTGTGCCTTCATCTTCTCATTCAGTTCCTTTTTCAATATTGTAATCTCTGTGGATACCTTAAGTGCAAGACAGTCACTTGGGATCAACCAAACACTTGTATCCTCAAAGCAAGTGTTTGAGTTCGGCTTCTTCAATGGAACCAACATCTCCACATGGTACTTAGGAATATGGTACAAGGACATTCCTCAAAGAACAGTGGTTTGGGTTGCAAACCGAGACACCCCACTTAAGGATACCAATGGAACTCTCAAGATTGGAGCAAGGGGGAACCTTGTTCTTCTTGATCATGCAGGAAATGCTATTTGGTCCTCAAATGAAACCACTGCTACAACTCCAGTTCTTCAGCTTTTGGATACAGGAAACTTGATTCTCAGAGAAGCAAACAAAAATAGTGCAATTGATGGCAACTATCTATGGCAGAGCTTTGATTATCCAACAGATACTTTGTTACCGGGAATGAAGCTTGGTTGGAACTTGGACACTGGTATTGAGCTCTATATAACATCATGGAAGAGCCAAGATGACCCTTCAAGTGGTGATTTTTCTTTTAGGATGGAAAAACTTGGGCTACCAGAAATTTTCTTATGGAATAAGCAACTTAAGGTACATAGAAGTGGACCATGGAATGGAGTGAGATTCAGTGAAATACCAGTGGTGTCATCAAATGCTGTTCTTCAAGATAATATGTCTGTGGATTCACATGAAGTGTACTACATACTTTCAGCTATCAATCAGTCCAAGTTTTCAAGAAAAACTGTGAGCTGGAATGGCGAAATTCAACGTCTTGTGTGGGTGGAAAGTAGCCAAAGCTGGAAGAAGCTATGGTTTGCACCAAGTGGTGAATGTGACAAGTATGGTATCTGTGGTCCATATGGTATCTGTGACTCCAATGCTTTCCCAGTATGCAGTTGTATTCAAGGCTTCAGTGTCAAGAACCAGACAGAGTGGGATTTCAGGGATTTTTCTAATGGTTGTGTTAGAAAGACAAGATTGGATTGTGGGAGAGACAAGTTTCTGAAGCTGCAACATGTGGAACCACCAGAAACAACAAGAGTGTTTGTGAACAGAAGCATGACTCTTCAAGAATGTGAAGCTATGTGCTTGAAAAATTGCTCTTGCACTGCCTATGCTAATGTTGAGATCACAGATGGAGGAACTGGTTGTGTGATGTGGAGTGATGAACTCTTAGACACGAGGAAGTTTTCTGTTGCTGGCGAAGATCTCTTTATCAGATTAGCATCTTCTGATGTAG TTGACATAAACAATGGATCTGGTGGTAGCTCAGGAAAGAACAATAATGTAGGCAAAATAGTAGGCATTACATTTGGTGCTGTTGCTAGTGTAATTTTGGGCTTGAGCTTGTTTCTTttatggaagaagagaaaattgaaaAGTATATGGAAAAGGAAAACCAATCAGAAAG GTTCCTTTGAGAGAGTAATTTCAGCCAGCAGAGAACTCTCAGGTGAACGCACCATGGATGACTTAGAGTTGCCATTGTTTGATTTCACAACACTAACAATGGCCACTAACAACTTCTCTGAAGAAAATAAGCTCGGAGAAGGTGGTTTTGGAAGTGTTTACAGG GGTAGGTTGGTTGAAGGACTAGAGATTGCTGTGAAAAGGTTGTCCAAAAGCTCTGGCCAAGGAAATGAAGAATTCAAGAATGAGGTCAAGTCAATGGCAAAGCTTCAACACAGAAATCTTGTAAGATTGTTTGGTTGCTGCATTGAAAAGGAGGAGCAGATGTTGGTTTATGAATACATGGAAAACAACAGCCTTGAATCTATTTTATTTG ACAAAGACAAATGTTGTTTGCTTGACTGGCAAATGCGATTCGATATTATACGTGGAATATCTAGAGGACTTCTTTATCTTCACCAAGACTCCAGACTTAGAATTATCCACAGGGATCTCAAGGCAAGTAATATTCTGCTGGATAGAGAAATGAACCCAAAGATATCGGATTTTGGAATGGCTAGAATTTTCTGCAGTGATCAAACTCAAGCAAACACAAGGAGAGTTGTTGGAACATA TGGCTATATGTCGCCAGAATATGCAATGGACGGACTCTTCTCAGTTAAGTCTGATGTTTTCAGTTTTGGCGTTCTTGTGCTAGAGATCATAAGCGGCAAAAAGAACAAAGGATTTTATTCCTCAGAAGAGATAAATCTTCTGGGACAT GCATGGAGATTATGGAAAGAAGGGAGGGCATTAGAACTGATAGATTCATCATTTGGTGATTCCTATTCAGAAACAGAAGTACTGAGATGCATACAAGTTGGGCTGATATGTGTGCAAGAAAGAGCAGAAGATAGACCAACAATATCTTCTGTGGTGTTGATGTTAAGTAGCGAAAATGCATCAATGCCACAGCCTAGAAACCCCGGGTTTGTCCTTGGAAGGAGTCCTGCTGAAACTGTTTCTTCTTCAGCTAATGAAGAAGAATACTCAGTGAACCAAGTCACAATAACAGTAGTAGATGGCAGGTAG
- the LOC112714704 gene encoding receptor-like serine/threonine-protein kinase SD1-8 isoform X2, whose protein sequence is MPFTAWKSHWYKLTTSNTFSEAAIIARQSLGINQTLVSSKQVFEFGFFNGTNISTWYLGIWYKDIPQRTVVWVANRDTPLKDTNGTLKIGARGNLVLLDHAGNAIWSSNETTATTPVLQLLDTGNLILREANKNSAIDGNYLWQSFDYPTDTLLPGMKLGWNLDTGIELYITSWKSQDDPSSGDFSFRMEKLGLPEIFLWNKQLKVHRSGPWNGVRFSEIPVVSSNAVLQDNMSVDSHEVYYILSAINQSKFSRKTVSWNGEIQRLVWVESSQSWKKLWFAPSGECDKYGICGPYGICDSNAFPVCSCIQGFSVKNQTEWDFRDFSNGCVRKTRLDCGRDKFLKLQHVEPPETTRVFVNRSMTLQECEAMCLKNCSCTAYANVEITDGGTGCVMWSDELLDTRKFSVAGEDLFIRLASSDVVDINNGSGGSSGKNNNVGKIVGITFGAVASVILGLSLFLLWKKRKLKSIWKRKTNQKGSFERVISASRELSGERTMDDLELPLFDFTTLTMATNNFSEENKLGEGGFGSVYRGRLVEGLEIAVKRLSKSSGQGNEEFKNEVKSMAKLQHRNLVRLFGCCIEKEEQMLVYEYMENNSLESILFDKDKCCLLDWQMRFDIIRGISRGLLYLHQDSRLRIIHRDLKASNILLDREMNPKISDFGMARIFCSDQTQANTRRVVGTYGYMSPEYAMDGLFSVKSDVFSFGVLVLEIISGKKNKGFYSSEEINLLGHAWRLWKEGRALELIDSSFGDSYSETEVLRCIQVGLICVQERAEDRPTISSVVLMLSSENASMPQPRNPGFVLGRSPAETVSSSANEEEYSVNQVTITVVDGR, encoded by the exons ATGCCTTTTACAGCATGGAAAAGTCATTGGTACAAGTTAACTACTAGTAACACGTTTTCAGAGGCTGCAATAAT TGCAAGACAGTCACTTGGGATCAACCAAACACTTGTATCCTCAAAGCAAGTGTTTGAGTTCGGCTTCTTCAATGGAACCAACATCTCCACATGGTACTTAGGAATATGGTACAAGGACATTCCTCAAAGAACAGTGGTTTGGGTTGCAAACCGAGACACCCCACTTAAGGATACCAATGGAACTCTCAAGATTGGAGCAAGGGGGAACCTTGTTCTTCTTGATCATGCAGGAAATGCTATTTGGTCCTCAAATGAAACCACTGCTACAACTCCAGTTCTTCAGCTTTTGGATACAGGAAACTTGATTCTCAGAGAAGCAAACAAAAATAGTGCAATTGATGGCAACTATCTATGGCAGAGCTTTGATTATCCAACAGATACTTTGTTACCGGGAATGAAGCTTGGTTGGAACTTGGACACTGGTATTGAGCTCTATATAACATCATGGAAGAGCCAAGATGACCCTTCAAGTGGTGATTTTTCTTTTAGGATGGAAAAACTTGGGCTACCAGAAATTTTCTTATGGAATAAGCAACTTAAGGTACATAGAAGTGGACCATGGAATGGAGTGAGATTCAGTGAAATACCAGTGGTGTCATCAAATGCTGTTCTTCAAGATAATATGTCTGTGGATTCACATGAAGTGTACTACATACTTTCAGCTATCAATCAGTCCAAGTTTTCAAGAAAAACTGTGAGCTGGAATGGCGAAATTCAACGTCTTGTGTGGGTGGAAAGTAGCCAAAGCTGGAAGAAGCTATGGTTTGCACCAAGTGGTGAATGTGACAAGTATGGTATCTGTGGTCCATATGGTATCTGTGACTCCAATGCTTTCCCAGTATGCAGTTGTATTCAAGGCTTCAGTGTCAAGAACCAGACAGAGTGGGATTTCAGGGATTTTTCTAATGGTTGTGTTAGAAAGACAAGATTGGATTGTGGGAGAGACAAGTTTCTGAAGCTGCAACATGTGGAACCACCAGAAACAACAAGAGTGTTTGTGAACAGAAGCATGACTCTTCAAGAATGTGAAGCTATGTGCTTGAAAAATTGCTCTTGCACTGCCTATGCTAATGTTGAGATCACAGATGGAGGAACTGGTTGTGTGATGTGGAGTGATGAACTCTTAGACACGAGGAAGTTTTCTGTTGCTGGCGAAGATCTCTTTATCAGATTAGCATCTTCTGATGTAG TTGACATAAACAATGGATCTGGTGGTAGCTCAGGAAAGAACAATAATGTAGGCAAAATAGTAGGCATTACATTTGGTGCTGTTGCTAGTGTAATTTTGGGCTTGAGCTTGTTTCTTttatggaagaagagaaaattgaaaAGTATATGGAAAAGGAAAACCAATCAGAAAG GTTCCTTTGAGAGAGTAATTTCAGCCAGCAGAGAACTCTCAGGTGAACGCACCATGGATGACTTAGAGTTGCCATTGTTTGATTTCACAACACTAACAATGGCCACTAACAACTTCTCTGAAGAAAATAAGCTCGGAGAAGGTGGTTTTGGAAGTGTTTACAGG GGTAGGTTGGTTGAAGGACTAGAGATTGCTGTGAAAAGGTTGTCCAAAAGCTCTGGCCAAGGAAATGAAGAATTCAAGAATGAGGTCAAGTCAATGGCAAAGCTTCAACACAGAAATCTTGTAAGATTGTTTGGTTGCTGCATTGAAAAGGAGGAGCAGATGTTGGTTTATGAATACATGGAAAACAACAGCCTTGAATCTATTTTATTTG ACAAAGACAAATGTTGTTTGCTTGACTGGCAAATGCGATTCGATATTATACGTGGAATATCTAGAGGACTTCTTTATCTTCACCAAGACTCCAGACTTAGAATTATCCACAGGGATCTCAAGGCAAGTAATATTCTGCTGGATAGAGAAATGAACCCAAAGATATCGGATTTTGGAATGGCTAGAATTTTCTGCAGTGATCAAACTCAAGCAAACACAAGGAGAGTTGTTGGAACATA TGGCTATATGTCGCCAGAATATGCAATGGACGGACTCTTCTCAGTTAAGTCTGATGTTTTCAGTTTTGGCGTTCTTGTGCTAGAGATCATAAGCGGCAAAAAGAACAAAGGATTTTATTCCTCAGAAGAGATAAATCTTCTGGGACAT GCATGGAGATTATGGAAAGAAGGGAGGGCATTAGAACTGATAGATTCATCATTTGGTGATTCCTATTCAGAAACAGAAGTACTGAGATGCATACAAGTTGGGCTGATATGTGTGCAAGAAAGAGCAGAAGATAGACCAACAATATCTTCTGTGGTGTTGATGTTAAGTAGCGAAAATGCATCAATGCCACAGCCTAGAAACCCCGGGTTTGTCCTTGGAAGGAGTCCTGCTGAAACTGTTTCTTCTTCAGCTAATGAAGAAGAATACTCAGTGAACCAAGTCACAATAACAGTAGTAGATGGCAGGTAG